One window of the Pseudomonas sp. S04 genome contains the following:
- a CDS encoding DUF3883 domain-containing protein gives MKDLLAVDESEASEITTDAKTANRPARNQGKAPILLPSAEAEYVPPDFSGSRRTRIGSSFIEQFVAGHDASDVLRELVQNEYDGGGASLTLNFGGHSLEVVGTGRNIERNGWERLSVIVGTGNVLGSRQEEVVAPKANGIGSKNFGLRSLFRFGDQIHVRSGGQVALLDLQTQETGRERDPVSSRRRGVRVHVPYRLKSTELLEAFSVEREAHALDMMAAGMPDTLVKLALAGKKSGLREVIIRSVRTGRVLYWKQDAKRERSFAARVTMTKRAGALVDQDGKRIQFQEEEFLRTVEIPERFSGRSFPAYYRQPGGKLRIAVSVPIIRRRIDLRQFGHFYYPLKAPSSVTGCAVSISAPFELNTDRSGINDHVWNDWLIDQAVELTLDLLKTDWFDRYGADAFKALVSNGNPSSTRFSNEIAQRLATDACWPTGDASNPHFARATEIVLPTDPELQGFLSANRYLVPKLSGDEALSSLAVECGAKQFTISSLVRLRCAGDDLKGLETKIGNDANYSFTNYLGAMTGIDMQKRQALALSAYPRRLSKLNKADLGNTASTLNAVGELLPAVRLMIVSPDLWIDCPEPVANRLHPELIQCKSISSHCRTFDEEQWLIDAAGRSASAVGDDRERETLYRKLLTSEKPISRLVLSALRNNPIVKNQRGQWVAPSTMVYLKKPLATQLDAAIDAPSKEMVKASGLIARLRIRSSLSGSDLVRYARLVAERPEIAERFEKLLTENFNLLIPAVVDELQVIPCLMSRSGQPTAPCMLHLDTRANRLCIDDDHRIVGGSHDLLYRKLKLSVAPSSEILVDILNRRMQEGRAPNRPDLIYPALVEAIKRERRNKSEFLNMRICWVHDGFYPPSEILVGSRTATPLGEVFPLYKHSDAVGDAYFALGAASQPNDAHWSRFFRNVAAAWATDTHLTSDRRAILLEAYRLRRSFGLPSGLEDVRCLIDDRARLFTLGELRSGKLLEPDFPALEQALRNADSATGVVDRTEHVRSFFAGLGIRPLSAIAGTSEAVLGSSCRPPLWFKPKQAERVIAILHRPLLARALFEVAYRNRHGHSGFQPASLSMIKRDLLSIRDIAFFSSMERRYSVAGTSVVVPAQVAVSAGQVCVIPPKTKSRFQLLLAEALAEIAGATSVATMRSIANAFLPLLLCGTLEELREYLEQMGLSNSFRSIADDEEANELEDDDDDESDEDFEELALRQVFDNLNTSGSTSSDAVQPVDTATPRIINAPPALPPAAPTFALPNLEDVLLTVAPTQGVEIELRGGGGGGGGGTTNVWLPPTAAENERASRVGQRGEELVYRMELQKVRDMGYAKPELYVVWTSQDDPGADHDIRSIDINGEPRWIEVKSTTGVDGRFDWPRREFEKALRERERYELWRVYRVAAKEPVAKCFTNPSRMLGARQITLELGSLRANIEKLVESF, from the coding sequence TTGAAGGATTTATTGGCAGTCGATGAGTCAGAGGCGTCGGAAATTACGACTGATGCCAAGACGGCTAACCGACCTGCGCGTAACCAAGGAAAGGCACCCATCCTTCTACCCTCAGCAGAAGCCGAATACGTACCACCTGATTTCAGCGGGAGCCGGCGAACCAGGATTGGCTCGAGTTTCATTGAGCAGTTTGTTGCAGGACATGATGCAAGTGACGTCCTGCGCGAGCTTGTCCAAAACGAATATGACGGCGGCGGAGCTTCACTGACGCTAAACTTCGGAGGCCATTCGCTTGAGGTGGTCGGTACCGGACGAAATATAGAGCGCAATGGGTGGGAGCGGCTCTCTGTGATTGTCGGTACGGGCAATGTGCTGGGCAGCCGGCAAGAAGAGGTCGTGGCGCCGAAAGCAAATGGTATCGGCTCCAAGAATTTCGGATTACGTTCGTTGTTTCGTTTTGGCGATCAAATACACGTACGATCAGGCGGGCAGGTCGCATTGCTTGATCTTCAAACACAAGAAACAGGCCGTGAACGAGACCCGGTGTCGTCCCGGCGGAGGGGTGTTCGCGTTCACGTGCCTTATAGGCTTAAGTCGACAGAGCTGCTGGAGGCGTTTAGCGTCGAAAGAGAGGCGCATGCCCTCGATATGATGGCTGCAGGCATGCCGGACACGCTAGTCAAACTAGCACTTGCTGGAAAAAAAAGCGGACTGCGTGAGGTCATTATTCGATCGGTCCGCACTGGTCGCGTGCTTTATTGGAAACAAGACGCCAAACGCGAGCGCTCCTTTGCTGCGCGCGTCACTATGACGAAGAGGGCAGGTGCGCTCGTCGATCAAGATGGCAAGCGAATCCAGTTCCAGGAGGAGGAGTTTTTGCGGACGGTCGAAATTCCTGAAAGGTTTTCAGGACGATCTTTTCCGGCATATTACAGACAACCTGGCGGAAAGTTACGTATCGCGGTGTCGGTCCCGATCATTCGCCGGCGAATCGATCTCCGGCAGTTTGGTCACTTCTATTATCCATTGAAAGCACCCTCGTCCGTCACTGGTTGTGCCGTCAGTATCAGTGCTCCATTCGAACTCAACACGGATCGAAGCGGGATAAACGACCACGTCTGGAACGACTGGCTTATCGACCAAGCCGTCGAGCTGACACTTGATCTTCTCAAAACTGATTGGTTCGACAGATATGGCGCGGACGCATTCAAGGCACTCGTTAGCAACGGCAACCCCAGCTCGACGCGCTTTTCAAATGAAATAGCTCAGCGCCTTGCGACGGACGCTTGCTGGCCTACAGGGGATGCATCCAATCCTCACTTCGCCCGCGCGACTGAGATCGTGCTTCCTACGGATCCCGAGCTGCAAGGTTTTCTCAGTGCTAATCGCTATCTGGTCCCTAAGCTTTCGGGCGACGAGGCGTTGTCCAGCTTGGCGGTAGAATGCGGTGCCAAGCAATTCACAATTTCTTCGTTAGTAAGGCTGCGATGTGCAGGTGATGATTTAAAGGGTCTTGAGACCAAAATTGGCAACGACGCGAATTACTCCTTCACGAACTATCTTGGTGCCATGACCGGCATAGACATGCAGAAACGCCAAGCTTTGGCGTTGTCGGCTTATCCGCGACGATTGAGTAAGCTGAATAAAGCCGACTTGGGTAATACTGCTTCGACTTTGAATGCTGTTGGTGAACTCTTACCCGCTGTTCGACTGATGATCGTAAGCCCAGATCTTTGGATTGATTGCCCGGAACCTGTGGCCAACCGGCTCCATCCAGAACTCATTCAATGCAAATCAATTTCAAGTCACTGCCGTACATTCGACGAAGAGCAATGGCTGATTGACGCCGCTGGCCGCTCCGCCTCCGCAGTAGGCGATGACCGGGAGCGAGAAACGCTCTACCGGAAGTTACTGACCAGCGAGAAGCCGATTAGCCGTCTCGTTCTATCAGCATTACGCAACAATCCTATTGTCAAGAATCAGCGTGGTCAGTGGGTAGCGCCGTCCACCATGGTGTACCTCAAAAAGCCCTTGGCAACGCAGCTCGATGCGGCGATAGATGCCCCATCGAAGGAGATGGTTAAGGCGTCAGGATTGATCGCGCGCTTGCGGATTCGTAGTTCGCTAAGTGGCTCGGATCTCGTCCGTTACGCTCGATTGGTTGCCGAGCGTCCTGAGATAGCTGAACGATTTGAAAAGCTGCTTACCGAAAATTTCAATTTGCTCATTCCTGCGGTCGTAGATGAACTGCAGGTAATCCCCTGTCTGATGTCGCGATCAGGGCAGCCTACGGCTCCTTGCATGCTTCACCTCGACACGAGGGCCAATCGTTTATGCATCGATGACGACCACCGAATTGTCGGGGGGAGTCATGATCTGCTGTATCGTAAGCTGAAACTCTCAGTCGCACCAAGTTCGGAGATTTTGGTCGATATTCTCAATCGCCGTATGCAAGAGGGACGGGCTCCTAATCGGCCTGATTTGATATATCCGGCGCTTGTGGAGGCCATTAAGCGCGAGCGGCGCAACAAATCTGAATTTCTTAATATGCGGATTTGTTGGGTTCACGACGGCTTCTACCCGCCCTCCGAAATCCTAGTTGGTTCCAGGACGGCAACCCCGCTAGGCGAGGTGTTCCCTCTCTACAAACATTCCGACGCAGTCGGAGATGCATATTTTGCGCTTGGCGCTGCGAGTCAGCCTAATGATGCGCATTGGTCGCGCTTCTTCCGAAATGTGGCAGCCGCATGGGCAACTGACACCCACTTAACATCGGATAGACGGGCCATCCTACTAGAGGCTTACCGCCTACGTAGGAGCTTTGGCTTACCCTCAGGGCTTGAGGACGTTCGCTGCTTGATCGACGATCGAGCGCGACTCTTCACTCTTGGTGAGCTGCGTTCTGGAAAACTCCTCGAACCAGATTTTCCAGCACTCGAACAAGCACTTCGAAATGCCGACAGTGCCACCGGAGTCGTTGACAGAACCGAACACGTGCGCTCATTTTTTGCAGGTCTCGGCATTCGTCCACTGTCAGCAATCGCTGGTACAAGTGAGGCTGTACTCGGTTCTTCGTGTCGACCACCACTTTGGTTCAAGCCTAAACAGGCCGAGCGCGTCATCGCCATTCTGCATAGACCGCTTCTTGCGCGCGCACTGTTTGAAGTTGCCTATCGAAATCGGCATGGTCATTCAGGTTTCCAGCCAGCGTCACTTTCCATGATCAAAAGGGACCTCCTCAGTATTCGTGACATTGCTTTTTTTTCGAGTATGGAGCGTCGCTACAGCGTGGCTGGGACGAGCGTTGTCGTTCCTGCTCAGGTAGCGGTCAGTGCTGGGCAGGTCTGTGTCATTCCGCCAAAGACCAAAAGTAGATTTCAACTATTGCTTGCTGAAGCGCTTGCAGAAATCGCTGGCGCTACCAGCGTGGCGACGATGCGCAGCATCGCCAACGCATTTCTTCCGCTTCTTCTTTGTGGAACGCTTGAGGAGTTAAGAGAGTATCTAGAGCAGATGGGGCTTTCCAATAGCTTCCGATCGATCGCGGATGATGAGGAGGCCAACGAGCTCGAAGACGATGACGATGACGAAAGTGATGAGGATTTTGAGGAGCTTGCATTGCGTCAGGTCTTCGACAATCTCAACACCTCTGGTTCGACTAGCAGCGACGCGGTCCAGCCCGTTGATACAGCTACGCCGCGCATAATTAACGCTCCGCCTGCGCTTCCACCTGCGGCACCTACTTTCGCTTTGCCGAATCTCGAAGATGTCTTACTAACGGTCGCGCCGACCCAAGGAGTAGAAATCGAACTACGCGGAGGAGGGGGAGGTGGTGGCGGTGGAACCACGAATGTCTGGCTACCGCCCACGGCTGCGGAGAATGAACGGGCTAGTCGCGTGGGGCAACGTGGTGAGGAACTGGTCTATCGCATGGAGCTTCAGAAAGTACGAGATATGGGCTATGCGAAACCTGAGCTGTACGTCGTATGGACATCGCAAGACGATCCGGGTGCCGACCATGACATCCGCTCCATTGACATCAACGGGGAGCCGCGGTGGATTGAAGTGAAATCGACTACAGGTGTGGATGGCAGATTTGACTGGCCTCGCAGAGAGTTTGAAAAGGCACTGCGTGAGCGGGAGCGTTATGAGTTGTGGCGCGTTTATCGCGTCGCCGCTAAGGAACCCGTGGCAAAGTGCTTCACCAACCCATCGCGCATGCTTGGGGCGCGACAGATTACGCTTGAGCTCGGCAGTTTGCGCGCCAATATCGAGAAGTTGGTTGAGTCGTTCTAG
- a CDS encoding putative phage abortive infection protein, with protein sequence MQDKAQDGTGFFDSAVIKVSAVILAVAVICAGSVIVIYKKHFAGDYLVDHAAWGQFGDFFGGTLNPILAMLSLFAILGALIIQSRELSHSTSALKEQSAHLNVQAFENTFFSMVLLYNENVKTLDLEDTEKKEDYNQGRGAFRILLRRLKINYENVKKYHSTGRDEREIIAQAYKVFSADNDRFIGHYVGSLKSIIDFIEVRSPSNPLQYYSIVNAQLSANERLLIFYHSLNCGGSLALDNLNKYNFFGDISKQLYFDADLHSSLVVNPI encoded by the coding sequence ATGCAGGATAAGGCTCAAGATGGCACCGGTTTTTTTGACTCGGCGGTGATAAAAGTATCGGCGGTCATATTAGCTGTGGCAGTAATTTGTGCCGGAAGTGTCATTGTAATTTATAAAAAGCATTTTGCTGGCGACTATTTAGTCGATCATGCTGCATGGGGGCAGTTTGGTGATTTCTTTGGAGGGACCTTAAATCCGATACTCGCGATGCTGTCTTTGTTTGCGATATTAGGCGCTTTAATTATCCAGTCCCGAGAACTTTCTCATTCTACCTCTGCTCTGAAGGAACAAAGTGCTCATTTAAATGTTCAGGCGTTTGAAAATACCTTCTTTTCCATGGTCCTTCTTTATAATGAAAATGTCAAAACTTTAGATCTGGAAGATACTGAGAAAAAAGAGGATTATAATCAGGGGCGGGGAGCGTTTCGTATATTGCTGCGAAGACTCAAGATCAATTATGAGAACGTAAAGAAATATCATTCCACTGGTAGGGATGAGCGCGAAATAATTGCGCAGGCCTATAAGGTTTTTAGTGCTGATAACGATAGGTTTATTGGGCACTACGTGGGATCTCTAAAAAGCATTATTGATTTCATAGAGGTGCGAAGCCCTAGCAATCCGTTGCAATACTACTCGATTGTTAATGCGCAGTTATCCGCAAATGAACGGCTTCTTATTTTTTACCATTCGCTGAATTGTGGTGGATCGTTAGCATTAGATAATTTAAATAAATATAACTTTTTTGGAGATATTTCAAAGCAGTTGTATTTTGATGCAGATCTTCATTCTTCTTTGGTAGTTAATCCCATTTAG